Proteins encoded together in one Benincasa hispida cultivar B227 chromosome 1, ASM972705v1, whole genome shotgun sequence window:
- the LOC120070253 gene encoding zinc finger protein BRUTUS isoform X2, with protein sequence MVTPLTGLQHRDGGGGVAFLANSVNKMDSASSPSSPNDCLRSSEPQSPILIFLFFHKAIRNELDTLHRLAMAFATGQRADIRPLFERYHFLRSIYKHHSNAEDEVIFPALDIRVKNVAQTYSLEHKGESNLFDHLFELLNCNTQNDESFPRELASCTGALKTSVSQHMAKEEEQVFPLLIEKFSIEEQASLVWQFFCSIPVYMMAQFLPWLSSSVSPDEFQDLQKCLIKVVPEEKLLQQVIFTWMEARSCDDLSTSWFGDSLVGHHTDPATDTSNHQTENVNCACELASHGKRKYLESSSETSDYVATHPINEILFWHNAIKRELNDIAEEARKIQLSGNFSNLSTFNERLQFIAEVCIFHSIAEDKVIFPAVDGEFSFLQEHAEEESQFNEFRCLIENIQSAGASSTSRAEFYVKLCSHADQIMDTIKRHFHNEEVQVLPLARKHFSFKRQRELLYQSLCMMPLKLIERVLPWLVGSVKEVEARDILKNIQLAAPAKDTALVTLFSGWACKARNNGLCLSSRAVGCCAVKRLTDIEEDIVQSSCSCAPALAARESPKSDPETNGNVKRPAIRNVSMACRSCDGRIALETVNIQQQCCSDQSCHVPALGVNIKNLGLSSIFTSKSMRSLSPSSCAPSLNSSLFSWETDCASSDVGSAGRPIDTIFKFHKAIRKDLEYLDVESGKLSDCDGTFLRQFIGRFRLLWGLYRAHSNAEDDIVFPALESKETLHNVSHSYTLDHKQEEKLFEDISCVLSEISLLHESLHEVPLDESFSRSIVGSVNVVGKDCNRKYNELATKLQGMCKSIRVTLDQHIFREELELWPLFGKHFSIEEQDKIVGRIIGTTGAEVLQSMLPWVTAALTQDEQNTMMDTWKQATKNTMFNEWLNECWRGTASSTLNGETSEACVAGKDSGLIESLDQNDQMFKPGWKDIFRMNQNELESEIRKVYQDSTLDPRRKAYLVQNLMTSRWIAAQQKLPQTNVEDNSNGEDVAGRTASFRCAEKNVFGCEHYKRNCKLLAACCGKLFTCRFCHDNVSDHSMDRKATSEMMCMNCLTIQPVGPICTTPSCNGLSMAKYYCNICKFFDDERAVYHCPFCNLCRVGKGLGIDFFHCMICNCCLGIKLESHKCLEKSLETNCPICCDFLFTSSATVRPLPCGHYMHSACFQAYTCSHYTCPICSKSLGDMAVYFGMLDALLAAEELPEEYRDRCQVQVV encoded by the exons atggtgACGCCGTTGACAGGGCTACAACACAGGGACGGTGGCGGAGGAGTGGCTTTTTTGGCTAATTCTGTAAATAAAATGGATTCCGCTTCGTCTCCGTCGTCGCCCAATGATTGTTTGAGGAGCTCCGAGCCACAGTCTCCGattcttattttccttttcttccacAAAGCAATTCGCAATGAGCTCGATACGCTTCACCGGCTAGCCATGGCCTTCGCTACCGGCCAGCGAGCAGATATTAGGCCGCTATTTGAACGATACCATTTTTTGAGATCGATTTACAAGCACCACTCCAATGCTGAAGACGAG GTAATTTTTCCTGCCCTTGATATTCGCGTGAAGAATGTGGCACAAACATATTCTCTTGAACACAAGGGTGAAAGCAATTTGTTTGATCATCTTTTTGAGCTTCTTAATTGTAATACACAAAATGACGAAAGCTTCCCAAGGGAGTTAGCATCCTGCACTGGTGCCTTAAAGACATCTGTGAGCCAGCACATGGCTAAGGAAGAAGAGCAG GTATTTCCCTTGCTTATAGAAAAGTTCTCAATTGAAGAGCAGGCATCTCTCGTTTGGCAGTTCTTCTGCAGTATTCCTGTGTACATGATGGCTCAATTCCTCCCTTGGCTTTCATCATCTGTTTCACCTGATGAATTTCAGGATCTACAGAAATGCTTGATTAAGGTAGTCCCTGAGGAAAAACTTCTCCAACAG GTCATATTTACTTGGATGGAAGCGAGAAGTTGTGACGATCTATCAACAAGTTGGTTTGGTGATTCTCTAGTTGGACATCATACAGATCCTGCTACTGATACATCAAATCATCAAACCGAAAATGTAAATTGTGCTTGTGAATTGGCCAGccatggaaaaagaaaatacttgGAGTCAAGTTCTGAGACATCAGATTATGTGGCAACTCATCCAATCAATGAAATACTGTTTTGGCATAATGCCATCAAAAGAGAGCTGAATGACATAGCTGAGGAGGCTAGGAAGATACAACTTTCTGGGAACTTCAGTAATCTATCAACTTTTAACGAGAGGTTGCAATTCATAGCTGAAGTTTGCATATTTCATAG TATTGCCGAGGACAAGGTAATCTTTCCTGCAGTAGATGGAGAGTTTTCTTTTCTCCAGGAACATGCCGAAGAAGAAAGTCAATTCAATGAGTTTAGGTGCCTGATTGAAAATATTCAAAGTGCAGGGGCTAGTTCTACTTCAAGAGCTGAGTTTTATGTGAAGTTGTGTTCTCATGCTGATCAAATAATGGATACCATTAAGAGGCATTTCCATAATGAAGAAGTTCAG GTTCTTCCACTTGCTAGAAAGCACTTCAGTTTCAAGAGACAACGGGAATTATTGTATCAAAGCTTGTGCATGATGCCTTTGAAATTGATTGAACGGGTCTTGCCATGGCTGGTAGGATCAGTGAAAGAAGTTGAAGCTAGAGATATACTCAAGAACATTCAGTTGGCAG CTCCAGCTAAAGATACTGCTCTGGTGACTCTCTTTTCTGGTTGGGCTTGCAAAGCGCGTAATAATGGTTTGTGCTTGTCTTCAAGAGCAGTTGGCTGTTGTGCAGTTAAAAGGCTTACTGACATTGAAGAAGACATTGTTCAATCATCTTGTTCATGTGCCCCTGCATTGGCTGCAAGGGAAAGTCCAAAATCAGATCCCGAAACTAATGGTAATGTCAAGAGGCCAGCCATACGAAATGTATCAATGGCATGCAGAAGCTGTGATGGCCGTATTGCTTTGGAGACTGTTAATATCCAACAGCAATGTTGTAGTGATCAGTCCTGCCATGTTCCAGCTTTAGGAGTAAACATCAAGAATCTGGGGTTAAGTTCTATTTTCACTTCCAAGTCTATGCGATCTTTATCTCCCAGCTCTTGTGCACCATCTCTCAATTCCAGCCTTTTTTCATGGGAAACGGATTGTGCCTCTTCTGATGTTGGGTCTGCAGGACGTCCTATTGatactatttttaaatttcacaaAGCTATACGCAAAGACTTGGAATATTTAGATGTTGAATCTGGAAAACTTAGTGATTGTGATGGAACATTTCTCCGGCAATTTATTGGAAGATTTCGCCTTCTATGGGGGTTATATAGAGCCCATAGTAATGCTGAAGATGATATCGTATTTCCTGCTCTGGAATCCAAAGAGACATTGCACAATGTAAGTCACTCGTATACACTAGACCATAAGCAGGAGGAAAAATTATTTGAGGACATTTCATGTGTTCTCTCTGAGATTTCACTCCTCCATGAAAGTTTGCATGAGGTTCCGTTGGATGAGAGTTTTTCCAGAAGTATTGTTGGGTCTGTTAATGTGGTGGGGAAGGATTGTAACAGAAAATACAACGAGCTTGCTACAAAGCTTCAAGGAATGTGCAAATCTATAAGAGTCACTCTGGATCAGCATATATTTAGGGAAGAACTTGAACTTTGGCCGCTGTTTGGGAAACACTTCTCCATAGAAGAGCAAGACAAAATAGTTGGCCGTATCATTGGAACCACAGGTGCTGAAGTTCTCCAGTCAATGTTGCCATGGGTAACAGCAGCACTTACTCAGGACGAACAGAATACTATGATGGATACATGGAAGCAAGCCACAAAAAACACCATGTTCAATGAATGGCTCAATGAATGTTGGAGAGGGACTGCGTCGTCTACTTTAAATGGTGAAACATCAGAAGCATGTGTTGCCGGAAAAG ATTCTGGGCTCATTGAGAGCTTGGATCAGAATGATCAAATGTTCAAGCCTGGTTGGAAAGATATTTTTCGCATGAACCAAAATGAACTTGAATCAGAAATCAGAAAGGTTTATCAGGATTCGACTCTTGATCCAAGGAGAAAAGCATATCTCGTGCAGAATCTTATGACCAG TCGCTGGATTGCTGCACAGCAGAAATTACCTCAAACAAATGTTGAAGATAATTCCAATGGTGAAGATGTAGCAGGACGAACAGCATCTTTTCGCTGTGCTGAGAAAAATGTGTTTGGGTGTGAACATTACAAAAGAAACTGCAAGCTTCTTGCTGCTTGCTGTGGGAAGTTATTTACCTGTCGATTCTGTCATGACAATGTCAGCGATCACTCAATGGACAG GAAAGCAACATCAGAGATGATGTGCATGAACTGTCTAACAATTCAACCAGTTGGGCCAATATGTACAACACCTTCTTGCAATGGATTGTCAATGGCGAAATACTATTGCAatatttgcaaattttttgatgatgaaag GGCCGTGTATCATTGCCCATTTTGCAACTTATGCCGTGTTGGGAAGGGTCTTGGAATTGATTTTTTCCATTGCATGATTTGCAATTGTTGTCTTGGGATAAAGCTGGAGAGCCATAAGTGCCTGGAGAAAAGTTTAGAAACGAATTGTCCCATCTGTTGTGATTTCTTATTTACATCCAGTGCAACAGTCCGACCTCTACCCTGTGGTCATTACATGCATTCAGCTTGCTTTCAG GCTTACACTTGCAGCCATTATACCTGTCCTATTTGTAGCAAGTCCTTGGGAGATATGGCG GTTTATTTTGGCATGCTTGACGCCTTGTTGGCTGCTGAGGAGCTGCCGGAAGAGTACAGGGATCGTTGCCAG GTACAAGTAGTGTAA
- the LOC120070253 gene encoding zinc finger protein BRUTUS isoform X3, with translation MLQCSYFPLFIFFPLAVTILTSKNIYLDLQVIFPALDIRVKNVAQTYSLEHKGESNLFDHLFELLNCNTQNDESFPRELASCTGALKTSVSQHMAKEEEQVFPLLIEKFSIEEQASLVWQFFCSIPVYMMAQFLPWLSSSVSPDEFQDLQKCLIKVVPEEKLLQQVIFTWMEARSCDDLSTSWFGDSLVGHHTDPATDTSNHQTENVNCACELASHGKRKYLESSSETSDYVATHPINEILFWHNAIKRELNDIAEEARKIQLSGNFSNLSTFNERLQFIAEVCIFHSIAEDKVIFPAVDGEFSFLQEHAEEESQFNEFRCLIENIQSAGASSTSRAEFYVKLCSHADQIMDTIKRHFHNEEVQVLPLARKHFSFKRQRELLYQSLCMMPLKLIERVLPWLVGSVKEVEARDILKNIQLAAPAKDTALVTLFSGWACKARNNGLCLSSRAVGCCAVKRLTDIEEDIVQSSCSCAPALAARESPKSDPETNGNVKRPAIRNVSMACRSCDGRIALETVNIQQQCCSDQSCHVPALGVNIKNLGLSSIFTSKSMRSLSPSSCAPSLNSSLFSWETDCASSDVGSAGRPIDTIFKFHKAIRKDLEYLDVESGKLSDCDGTFLRQFIGRFRLLWGLYRAHSNAEDDIVFPALESKETLHNVSHSYTLDHKQEEKLFEDISCVLSEISLLHESLHEVPLDESFSRSIVGSVNVVGKDCNRKYNELATKLQGMCKSIRVTLDQHIFREELELWPLFGKHFSIEEQDKIVGRIIGTTGAEVLQSMLPWVTAALTQDEQNTMMDTWKQATKNTMFNEWLNECWRGTASSTLNGETSEACVAGKDSGLIESLDQNDQMFKPGWKDIFRMNQNELESEIRKVYQDSTLDPRRKAYLVQNLMTSRWIAAQQKLPQTNVEDNSNGEDVAGRTASFRCAEKNVFGCEHYKRNCKLLAACCGKLFTCRFCHDNVSDHSMDRKATSEMMCMNCLTIQPVGPICTTPSCNGLSMAKYYCNICKFFDDERAVYHCPFCNLCRVGKGLGIDFFHCMICNCCLGIKLESHKCLEKSLETNCPICCDFLFTSSATVRPLPCGHYMHSACFQAYTCSHYTCPICSKSLGDMAVYFGMLDALLAAEELPEEYRDRCQDILCNDCERKGTSRFHWLYHKCGFCGSYNTRVIKNDSTSADCPASN, from the exons ATGTTACAATGTTCTTATTTTCCTCTGTTCATTTTCTTCCCACTTGCTGTTACAATCCTTACTtctaaaaacatatatctgGACTTGCAGGTAATTTTTCCTGCCCTTGATATTCGCGTGAAGAATGTGGCACAAACATATTCTCTTGAACACAAGGGTGAAAGCAATTTGTTTGATCATCTTTTTGAGCTTCTTAATTGTAATACACAAAATGACGAAAGCTTCCCAAGGGAGTTAGCATCCTGCACTGGTGCCTTAAAGACATCTGTGAGCCAGCACATGGCTAAGGAAGAAGAGCAG GTATTTCCCTTGCTTATAGAAAAGTTCTCAATTGAAGAGCAGGCATCTCTCGTTTGGCAGTTCTTCTGCAGTATTCCTGTGTACATGATGGCTCAATTCCTCCCTTGGCTTTCATCATCTGTTTCACCTGATGAATTTCAGGATCTACAGAAATGCTTGATTAAGGTAGTCCCTGAGGAAAAACTTCTCCAACAG GTCATATTTACTTGGATGGAAGCGAGAAGTTGTGACGATCTATCAACAAGTTGGTTTGGTGATTCTCTAGTTGGACATCATACAGATCCTGCTACTGATACATCAAATCATCAAACCGAAAATGTAAATTGTGCTTGTGAATTGGCCAGccatggaaaaagaaaatacttgGAGTCAAGTTCTGAGACATCAGATTATGTGGCAACTCATCCAATCAATGAAATACTGTTTTGGCATAATGCCATCAAAAGAGAGCTGAATGACATAGCTGAGGAGGCTAGGAAGATACAACTTTCTGGGAACTTCAGTAATCTATCAACTTTTAACGAGAGGTTGCAATTCATAGCTGAAGTTTGCATATTTCATAG TATTGCCGAGGACAAGGTAATCTTTCCTGCAGTAGATGGAGAGTTTTCTTTTCTCCAGGAACATGCCGAAGAAGAAAGTCAATTCAATGAGTTTAGGTGCCTGATTGAAAATATTCAAAGTGCAGGGGCTAGTTCTACTTCAAGAGCTGAGTTTTATGTGAAGTTGTGTTCTCATGCTGATCAAATAATGGATACCATTAAGAGGCATTTCCATAATGAAGAAGTTCAG GTTCTTCCACTTGCTAGAAAGCACTTCAGTTTCAAGAGACAACGGGAATTATTGTATCAAAGCTTGTGCATGATGCCTTTGAAATTGATTGAACGGGTCTTGCCATGGCTGGTAGGATCAGTGAAAGAAGTTGAAGCTAGAGATATACTCAAGAACATTCAGTTGGCAG CTCCAGCTAAAGATACTGCTCTGGTGACTCTCTTTTCTGGTTGGGCTTGCAAAGCGCGTAATAATGGTTTGTGCTTGTCTTCAAGAGCAGTTGGCTGTTGTGCAGTTAAAAGGCTTACTGACATTGAAGAAGACATTGTTCAATCATCTTGTTCATGTGCCCCTGCATTGGCTGCAAGGGAAAGTCCAAAATCAGATCCCGAAACTAATGGTAATGTCAAGAGGCCAGCCATACGAAATGTATCAATGGCATGCAGAAGCTGTGATGGCCGTATTGCTTTGGAGACTGTTAATATCCAACAGCAATGTTGTAGTGATCAGTCCTGCCATGTTCCAGCTTTAGGAGTAAACATCAAGAATCTGGGGTTAAGTTCTATTTTCACTTCCAAGTCTATGCGATCTTTATCTCCCAGCTCTTGTGCACCATCTCTCAATTCCAGCCTTTTTTCATGGGAAACGGATTGTGCCTCTTCTGATGTTGGGTCTGCAGGACGTCCTATTGatactatttttaaatttcacaaAGCTATACGCAAAGACTTGGAATATTTAGATGTTGAATCTGGAAAACTTAGTGATTGTGATGGAACATTTCTCCGGCAATTTATTGGAAGATTTCGCCTTCTATGGGGGTTATATAGAGCCCATAGTAATGCTGAAGATGATATCGTATTTCCTGCTCTGGAATCCAAAGAGACATTGCACAATGTAAGTCACTCGTATACACTAGACCATAAGCAGGAGGAAAAATTATTTGAGGACATTTCATGTGTTCTCTCTGAGATTTCACTCCTCCATGAAAGTTTGCATGAGGTTCCGTTGGATGAGAGTTTTTCCAGAAGTATTGTTGGGTCTGTTAATGTGGTGGGGAAGGATTGTAACAGAAAATACAACGAGCTTGCTACAAAGCTTCAAGGAATGTGCAAATCTATAAGAGTCACTCTGGATCAGCATATATTTAGGGAAGAACTTGAACTTTGGCCGCTGTTTGGGAAACACTTCTCCATAGAAGAGCAAGACAAAATAGTTGGCCGTATCATTGGAACCACAGGTGCTGAAGTTCTCCAGTCAATGTTGCCATGGGTAACAGCAGCACTTACTCAGGACGAACAGAATACTATGATGGATACATGGAAGCAAGCCACAAAAAACACCATGTTCAATGAATGGCTCAATGAATGTTGGAGAGGGACTGCGTCGTCTACTTTAAATGGTGAAACATCAGAAGCATGTGTTGCCGGAAAAG ATTCTGGGCTCATTGAGAGCTTGGATCAGAATGATCAAATGTTCAAGCCTGGTTGGAAAGATATTTTTCGCATGAACCAAAATGAACTTGAATCAGAAATCAGAAAGGTTTATCAGGATTCGACTCTTGATCCAAGGAGAAAAGCATATCTCGTGCAGAATCTTATGACCAG TCGCTGGATTGCTGCACAGCAGAAATTACCTCAAACAAATGTTGAAGATAATTCCAATGGTGAAGATGTAGCAGGACGAACAGCATCTTTTCGCTGTGCTGAGAAAAATGTGTTTGGGTGTGAACATTACAAAAGAAACTGCAAGCTTCTTGCTGCTTGCTGTGGGAAGTTATTTACCTGTCGATTCTGTCATGACAATGTCAGCGATCACTCAATGGACAG GAAAGCAACATCAGAGATGATGTGCATGAACTGTCTAACAATTCAACCAGTTGGGCCAATATGTACAACACCTTCTTGCAATGGATTGTCAATGGCGAAATACTATTGCAatatttgcaaattttttgatgatgaaag GGCCGTGTATCATTGCCCATTTTGCAACTTATGCCGTGTTGGGAAGGGTCTTGGAATTGATTTTTTCCATTGCATGATTTGCAATTGTTGTCTTGGGATAAAGCTGGAGAGCCATAAGTGCCTGGAGAAAAGTTTAGAAACGAATTGTCCCATCTGTTGTGATTTCTTATTTACATCCAGTGCAACAGTCCGACCTCTACCCTGTGGTCATTACATGCATTCAGCTTGCTTTCAG GCTTACACTTGCAGCCATTATACCTGTCCTATTTGTAGCAAGTCCTTGGGAGATATGGCG GTTTATTTTGGCATGCTTGACGCCTTGTTGGCTGCTGAGGAGCTGCCGGAAGAGTACAGGGATCGTTGCCAG GACATATTGTGCAATGACTGTGAGCGGAAAGGCACATCGCGGTTCCATTGGCTATATCATAAATGTGGGTTTTGTGGATCATACAACACTCGGGTGATCAAGAATGATAGCACATCTGCTGATTGCCCCGCTTCCAATTAG
- the LOC120070253 gene encoding zinc finger protein BRUTUS isoform X1 — protein MVTPLTGLQHRDGGGGVAFLANSVNKMDSASSPSSPNDCLRSSEPQSPILIFLFFHKAIRNELDTLHRLAMAFATGQRADIRPLFERYHFLRSIYKHHSNAEDEVIFPALDIRVKNVAQTYSLEHKGESNLFDHLFELLNCNTQNDESFPRELASCTGALKTSVSQHMAKEEEQVFPLLIEKFSIEEQASLVWQFFCSIPVYMMAQFLPWLSSSVSPDEFQDLQKCLIKVVPEEKLLQQVIFTWMEARSCDDLSTSWFGDSLVGHHTDPATDTSNHQTENVNCACELASHGKRKYLESSSETSDYVATHPINEILFWHNAIKRELNDIAEEARKIQLSGNFSNLSTFNERLQFIAEVCIFHSIAEDKVIFPAVDGEFSFLQEHAEEESQFNEFRCLIENIQSAGASSTSRAEFYVKLCSHADQIMDTIKRHFHNEEVQVLPLARKHFSFKRQRELLYQSLCMMPLKLIERVLPWLVGSVKEVEARDILKNIQLAAPAKDTALVTLFSGWACKARNNGLCLSSRAVGCCAVKRLTDIEEDIVQSSCSCAPALAARESPKSDPETNGNVKRPAIRNVSMACRSCDGRIALETVNIQQQCCSDQSCHVPALGVNIKNLGLSSIFTSKSMRSLSPSSCAPSLNSSLFSWETDCASSDVGSAGRPIDTIFKFHKAIRKDLEYLDVESGKLSDCDGTFLRQFIGRFRLLWGLYRAHSNAEDDIVFPALESKETLHNVSHSYTLDHKQEEKLFEDISCVLSEISLLHESLHEVPLDESFSRSIVGSVNVVGKDCNRKYNELATKLQGMCKSIRVTLDQHIFREELELWPLFGKHFSIEEQDKIVGRIIGTTGAEVLQSMLPWVTAALTQDEQNTMMDTWKQATKNTMFNEWLNECWRGTASSTLNGETSEACVAGKDSGLIESLDQNDQMFKPGWKDIFRMNQNELESEIRKVYQDSTLDPRRKAYLVQNLMTSRWIAAQQKLPQTNVEDNSNGEDVAGRTASFRCAEKNVFGCEHYKRNCKLLAACCGKLFTCRFCHDNVSDHSMDRKATSEMMCMNCLTIQPVGPICTTPSCNGLSMAKYYCNICKFFDDERAVYHCPFCNLCRVGKGLGIDFFHCMICNCCLGIKLESHKCLEKSLETNCPICCDFLFTSSATVRPLPCGHYMHSACFQAYTCSHYTCPICSKSLGDMAVYFGMLDALLAAEELPEEYRDRCQDILCNDCERKGTSRFHWLYHKCGFCGSYNTRVIKNDSTSADCPASN, from the exons atggtgACGCCGTTGACAGGGCTACAACACAGGGACGGTGGCGGAGGAGTGGCTTTTTTGGCTAATTCTGTAAATAAAATGGATTCCGCTTCGTCTCCGTCGTCGCCCAATGATTGTTTGAGGAGCTCCGAGCCACAGTCTCCGattcttattttccttttcttccacAAAGCAATTCGCAATGAGCTCGATACGCTTCACCGGCTAGCCATGGCCTTCGCTACCGGCCAGCGAGCAGATATTAGGCCGCTATTTGAACGATACCATTTTTTGAGATCGATTTACAAGCACCACTCCAATGCTGAAGACGAG GTAATTTTTCCTGCCCTTGATATTCGCGTGAAGAATGTGGCACAAACATATTCTCTTGAACACAAGGGTGAAAGCAATTTGTTTGATCATCTTTTTGAGCTTCTTAATTGTAATACACAAAATGACGAAAGCTTCCCAAGGGAGTTAGCATCCTGCACTGGTGCCTTAAAGACATCTGTGAGCCAGCACATGGCTAAGGAAGAAGAGCAG GTATTTCCCTTGCTTATAGAAAAGTTCTCAATTGAAGAGCAGGCATCTCTCGTTTGGCAGTTCTTCTGCAGTATTCCTGTGTACATGATGGCTCAATTCCTCCCTTGGCTTTCATCATCTGTTTCACCTGATGAATTTCAGGATCTACAGAAATGCTTGATTAAGGTAGTCCCTGAGGAAAAACTTCTCCAACAG GTCATATTTACTTGGATGGAAGCGAGAAGTTGTGACGATCTATCAACAAGTTGGTTTGGTGATTCTCTAGTTGGACATCATACAGATCCTGCTACTGATACATCAAATCATCAAACCGAAAATGTAAATTGTGCTTGTGAATTGGCCAGccatggaaaaagaaaatacttgGAGTCAAGTTCTGAGACATCAGATTATGTGGCAACTCATCCAATCAATGAAATACTGTTTTGGCATAATGCCATCAAAAGAGAGCTGAATGACATAGCTGAGGAGGCTAGGAAGATACAACTTTCTGGGAACTTCAGTAATCTATCAACTTTTAACGAGAGGTTGCAATTCATAGCTGAAGTTTGCATATTTCATAG TATTGCCGAGGACAAGGTAATCTTTCCTGCAGTAGATGGAGAGTTTTCTTTTCTCCAGGAACATGCCGAAGAAGAAAGTCAATTCAATGAGTTTAGGTGCCTGATTGAAAATATTCAAAGTGCAGGGGCTAGTTCTACTTCAAGAGCTGAGTTTTATGTGAAGTTGTGTTCTCATGCTGATCAAATAATGGATACCATTAAGAGGCATTTCCATAATGAAGAAGTTCAG GTTCTTCCACTTGCTAGAAAGCACTTCAGTTTCAAGAGACAACGGGAATTATTGTATCAAAGCTTGTGCATGATGCCTTTGAAATTGATTGAACGGGTCTTGCCATGGCTGGTAGGATCAGTGAAAGAAGTTGAAGCTAGAGATATACTCAAGAACATTCAGTTGGCAG CTCCAGCTAAAGATACTGCTCTGGTGACTCTCTTTTCTGGTTGGGCTTGCAAAGCGCGTAATAATGGTTTGTGCTTGTCTTCAAGAGCAGTTGGCTGTTGTGCAGTTAAAAGGCTTACTGACATTGAAGAAGACATTGTTCAATCATCTTGTTCATGTGCCCCTGCATTGGCTGCAAGGGAAAGTCCAAAATCAGATCCCGAAACTAATGGTAATGTCAAGAGGCCAGCCATACGAAATGTATCAATGGCATGCAGAAGCTGTGATGGCCGTATTGCTTTGGAGACTGTTAATATCCAACAGCAATGTTGTAGTGATCAGTCCTGCCATGTTCCAGCTTTAGGAGTAAACATCAAGAATCTGGGGTTAAGTTCTATTTTCACTTCCAAGTCTATGCGATCTTTATCTCCCAGCTCTTGTGCACCATCTCTCAATTCCAGCCTTTTTTCATGGGAAACGGATTGTGCCTCTTCTGATGTTGGGTCTGCAGGACGTCCTATTGatactatttttaaatttcacaaAGCTATACGCAAAGACTTGGAATATTTAGATGTTGAATCTGGAAAACTTAGTGATTGTGATGGAACATTTCTCCGGCAATTTATTGGAAGATTTCGCCTTCTATGGGGGTTATATAGAGCCCATAGTAATGCTGAAGATGATATCGTATTTCCTGCTCTGGAATCCAAAGAGACATTGCACAATGTAAGTCACTCGTATACACTAGACCATAAGCAGGAGGAAAAATTATTTGAGGACATTTCATGTGTTCTCTCTGAGATTTCACTCCTCCATGAAAGTTTGCATGAGGTTCCGTTGGATGAGAGTTTTTCCAGAAGTATTGTTGGGTCTGTTAATGTGGTGGGGAAGGATTGTAACAGAAAATACAACGAGCTTGCTACAAAGCTTCAAGGAATGTGCAAATCTATAAGAGTCACTCTGGATCAGCATATATTTAGGGAAGAACTTGAACTTTGGCCGCTGTTTGGGAAACACTTCTCCATAGAAGAGCAAGACAAAATAGTTGGCCGTATCATTGGAACCACAGGTGCTGAAGTTCTCCAGTCAATGTTGCCATGGGTAACAGCAGCACTTACTCAGGACGAACAGAATACTATGATGGATACATGGAAGCAAGCCACAAAAAACACCATGTTCAATGAATGGCTCAATGAATGTTGGAGAGGGACTGCGTCGTCTACTTTAAATGGTGAAACATCAGAAGCATGTGTTGCCGGAAAAG ATTCTGGGCTCATTGAGAGCTTGGATCAGAATGATCAAATGTTCAAGCCTGGTTGGAAAGATATTTTTCGCATGAACCAAAATGAACTTGAATCAGAAATCAGAAAGGTTTATCAGGATTCGACTCTTGATCCAAGGAGAAAAGCATATCTCGTGCAGAATCTTATGACCAG TCGCTGGATTGCTGCACAGCAGAAATTACCTCAAACAAATGTTGAAGATAATTCCAATGGTGAAGATGTAGCAGGACGAACAGCATCTTTTCGCTGTGCTGAGAAAAATGTGTTTGGGTGTGAACATTACAAAAGAAACTGCAAGCTTCTTGCTGCTTGCTGTGGGAAGTTATTTACCTGTCGATTCTGTCATGACAATGTCAGCGATCACTCAATGGACAG GAAAGCAACATCAGAGATGATGTGCATGAACTGTCTAACAATTCAACCAGTTGGGCCAATATGTACAACACCTTCTTGCAATGGATTGTCAATGGCGAAATACTATTGCAatatttgcaaattttttgatgatgaaag GGCCGTGTATCATTGCCCATTTTGCAACTTATGCCGTGTTGGGAAGGGTCTTGGAATTGATTTTTTCCATTGCATGATTTGCAATTGTTGTCTTGGGATAAAGCTGGAGAGCCATAAGTGCCTGGAGAAAAGTTTAGAAACGAATTGTCCCATCTGTTGTGATTTCTTATTTACATCCAGTGCAACAGTCCGACCTCTACCCTGTGGTCATTACATGCATTCAGCTTGCTTTCAG GCTTACACTTGCAGCCATTATACCTGTCCTATTTGTAGCAAGTCCTTGGGAGATATGGCG GTTTATTTTGGCATGCTTGACGCCTTGTTGGCTGCTGAGGAGCTGCCGGAAGAGTACAGGGATCGTTGCCAG GACATATTGTGCAATGACTGTGAGCGGAAAGGCACATCGCGGTTCCATTGGCTATATCATAAATGTGGGTTTTGTGGATCATACAACACTCGGGTGATCAAGAATGATAGCACATCTGCTGATTGCCCCGCTTCCAATTAG